From a region of the Paenibacillus lutimineralis genome:
- a CDS encoding MerR family transcriptional regulator, with translation MLKISAFSKLSGISVKALRFYDSVKLLEPAVIDPNNGYRYYTQEQLLTVKRITAFKEHGFTLDQIKTLLEEHPLPEVKLKLADKKKELERSILEAQQQLKEIDNRIARVEEADQRQHETPITVRSVQPQLTASIRDIVPRAHLCLLLDELTKYVNSYGEGEGRDLTILWYDHGGTYTDQVELEVAVPLTKTIPSNERVNVRLLPELKAAASLVHLCSPYDDSCLAADQLASWISSQGYVRSYIDPIRETYLTSDKDIYGKMRLAELLFPLELG, from the coding sequence ATGCTAAAGATTAGTGCTTTTTCAAAGTTAAGTGGTATTTCCGTCAAGGCATTAAGATTTTACGATAGCGTGAAGCTGCTCGAGCCCGCCGTTATAGATCCTAATAATGGCTATCGGTACTACACCCAGGAGCAGCTTCTGACCGTTAAGCGCATTACCGCCTTTAAGGAACATGGCTTCACGCTGGATCAAATAAAAACCCTTCTGGAAGAACATCCATTACCTGAAGTAAAACTAAAGTTAGCCGATAAGAAGAAAGAACTTGAGCGTTCCATCCTGGAAGCGCAGCAGCAGTTGAAAGAAATCGATAACAGGATTGCCCGCGTCGAAGAAGCGGATCAGCGCCAACATGAAACACCGATAACCGTTCGCAGCGTTCAGCCTCAACTTACGGCTTCGATTCGTGATATCGTTCCGCGTGCGCATCTATGTCTACTGCTTGACGAACTCACAAAGTATGTCAATTCGTATGGAGAGGGCGAAGGACGTGACCTGACGATTCTATGGTATGATCATGGCGGCACGTACACGGATCAAGTCGAGCTAGAGGTTGCAGTACCGCTGACAAAGACTATTCCAAGCAACGAAAGAGTGAATGTCCGCTTACTGCCCGAGTTAAAAGCGGCCGCTTCCCTTGTACACCTCTGTAGCCCTTACGATGACTCTTGCCTTGCTGCCGATCAGTTAGCATCATGGATCTCGTCTCAAGGCTATGTCCGTTCCTATATAGATCCGATCCGTGAAACCTATTTAACTTCGGACAAAGATATTTACGGAAAAATGCGCTTGGCCGAATTGCTCTTTCCCCTTGAGCTTGGTTAA
- a CDS encoding winged helix-turn-helix transcriptional regulator, with translation MQKTEKIYNTAVEATLEVIGGKWKPVILFHLTFGKKRNNEFRCLIPAITQKVLTQHLRELEEEGVILRTSYNQVPPRVEYELTDYGWSLKELLHLMCRWGDSHIERKYEGKATVLVNPMHTDVNNS, from the coding sequence GTGCAAAAGACTGAAAAGATTTACAACACTGCAGTAGAGGCAACTCTAGAGGTGATTGGTGGTAAATGGAAACCTGTTATTCTCTTTCATCTGACATTTGGTAAGAAACGTAATAATGAATTTAGGTGCTTGATCCCCGCAATTACTCAAAAGGTGTTAACGCAGCACCTTCGGGAACTTGAAGAGGAGGGCGTTATCTTACGTACTTCCTATAATCAGGTACCACCGAGAGTTGAGTATGAATTGACAGACTACGGCTGGAGTCTAAAGGAACTCCTACATCTGATGTGCCGTTGGGGGGATTCGCATATAGAGAGAAAGTACGAGGGAAAGGCTACCGTTCTGGTTAATCCAATGCATACAGACGTAAATAACAGTTAA
- a CDS encoding SDR family oxidoreductase, with translation MNNESTTTRKVALVVGANGVIGRNLIDHLITLPDWDVIGVSRRGGESSNHVRYVAADLLNIDNLHEKLSDLTEVTHIFYAAYQDRPTWAELVPPNLAMLVNIIEVIEPIAPGLKHVSLMQGYKVYGAHLGPFKTPARETDANHMPPEFNIDQQDFLEQRQKGKAWTWSALRPSVVCGFSLGNPMNLAMVIAIYASISKELGIPLRFPGKPGAYNSLLEMTDAGLLAKATVWAATDERCTNQAFNITNGDLFRWSELWPKIAQYFGMETAPPLQMSLDVVMADKEKLWIKMVEKHGLARNTYKDVSSWQFGDFVFAWDYDFFADGTKARRLGFHEFVDTEAMFMNIFDDFRKRKVIP, from the coding sequence ATGAATAATGAATCTACAACAACACGTAAAGTCGCCTTGGTCGTAGGTGCAAATGGTGTTATAGGTCGCAACCTCATCGATCACCTCATCACTCTCCCTGATTGGGACGTAATCGGCGTATCGCGTCGCGGTGGGGAATCTAGCAATCATGTTCGATATGTGGCTGCGGATCTACTCAATATAGACAATCTTCACGAGAAGTTAAGTGATTTAACTGAGGTAACACACATTTTTTATGCTGCTTACCAAGACCGTCCAACTTGGGCTGAACTTGTTCCACCGAATCTCGCCATGTTAGTGAACATCATAGAAGTGATCGAACCAATCGCGCCGGGCTTAAAACATGTCAGTCTGATGCAGGGATACAAGGTATACGGTGCACATCTCGGCCCGTTCAAAACTCCTGCTCGTGAGACAGACGCCAACCACATGCCTCCTGAGTTCAATATTGATCAGCAAGATTTCTTAGAACAGCGGCAAAAAGGTAAGGCTTGGACTTGGTCGGCACTCCGTCCTTCTGTAGTCTGCGGCTTCTCGCTTGGAAATCCGATGAACCTCGCAATGGTCATAGCGATTTATGCTTCAATTTCGAAGGAACTTGGAATCCCTTTGCGGTTTCCAGGTAAGCCGGGAGCTTACAACAGCCTATTGGAGATGACAGACGCTGGGCTTCTCGCAAAGGCAACAGTGTGGGCGGCGACCGACGAGCGCTGTACGAATCAGGCATTCAACATTACGAACGGGGATCTGTTTCGTTGGAGTGAGTTATGGCCGAAGATCGCTCAATACTTTGGCATGGAAACTGCGCCTCCGTTGCAGATGTCTCTGGACGTTGTTATGGCGGACAAGGAGAAGCTTTGGATCAAAATGGTTGAGAAGCATGGGCTTGCTCGGAATACCTATAAAGATGTATCCTCTTGGCAATTCGGCGATTTCGTGTTTGCATGGGATTACGATTTTTTTGCCGACGGAACGAAGGCTCGTCGTTTAGGCTTTCACGAATTCGTCGATACCGAAGCAATGTTTATGAACATCTTCGACGACTTCCGCAAACGTAAAGTTATCCCGTAA